The following are encoded together in the Capsulimonas corticalis genome:
- a CDS encoding ExbD/TolR family protein, with the protein MRLPASKPKRARIEIVPMIDTVFFLLVYFMIATLTMTRMNAQKVALPVSQTAAAKPANDIVVTVAANGRFFIDRDPVSESGVTAELNARLKKTPAAAVVINCDKDQPAGRFARIFDLVKQSDAANVMVATTPKDHWENGQ; encoded by the coding sequence ATGAGACTGCCGGCGTCTAAGCCAAAGCGGGCGCGGATCGAGATCGTCCCGATGATCGACACCGTATTCTTTCTGCTCGTCTATTTTATGATCGCCACGCTGACGATGACGCGCATGAACGCCCAGAAGGTCGCGCTGCCGGTGAGCCAGACGGCGGCGGCCAAGCCGGCGAACGACATTGTGGTGACGGTCGCGGCGAATGGGCGCTTCTTTATCGACCGGGACCCCGTGAGCGAATCCGGCGTCACTGCGGAGCTGAATGCGCGCCTGAAGAAAACGCCCGCCGCCGCCGTGGTAATCAACTGCGACAAGGACCAGCCGGCGGGACGCTTCGCCCGGATCTTCGACCTTGTCAAACAGTCCGACGCCGCCAATGTCATGGTCGCGACCACGCCGAAGGATCACTGGGAGAACGGCCAATGA
- a CDS encoding NAD(P)H-quinone oxidoreductase: protein MMQYITTISPGASDVLKLTDGPIPEPGEGEVLVRVAAAGLNRADIAQRQGNYPPPPGASPILGMELAGTIEMCGPNVSSWRAGDSVCALVSGGAYAEYCVAPAAQCLPIPGKVTMAEAASLPEALFTVWTNVFQRGRLTAGETFLVHGGSSGIGTAAIQLAHQFGARVIADAGSEEKCAACRALGADLAIPYKTQDFVAEAKRFTDGRGVDVILDMVGGSYFARNLAALAREGRLVNIAFQQGSRIEADLTPIMLKRLTVTGSTLRTRSVAEKGAIAAELRDKVWPLLESGAVKPLVYRTFPLAEAAQAHLLMESSEHIGKIVLTMDAA, encoded by the coding sequence ATGATGCAGTATATCACGACAATCTCGCCGGGAGCTTCGGATGTTTTGAAGCTCACCGACGGACCCATTCCGGAGCCTGGCGAGGGGGAAGTGCTGGTGCGCGTCGCGGCGGCCGGGCTCAACCGCGCCGATATCGCGCAGCGCCAGGGCAACTATCCGCCGCCTCCGGGCGCTTCGCCGATCCTGGGGATGGAGCTGGCGGGAACGATCGAAATGTGCGGCCCGAATGTGTCCTCCTGGCGCGCCGGGGATTCCGTCTGCGCGCTGGTGAGCGGGGGCGCGTACGCCGAATATTGCGTGGCTCCGGCCGCGCAGTGCCTGCCGATTCCTGGGAAGGTGACGATGGCCGAGGCGGCCTCGCTGCCGGAGGCGTTGTTCACGGTGTGGACGAATGTGTTTCAGCGCGGGCGTCTCACGGCGGGCGAGACGTTTCTCGTGCATGGGGGAAGCAGCGGGATCGGGACGGCGGCGATCCAGCTCGCGCATCAGTTCGGCGCGCGCGTGATCGCCGACGCCGGCTCGGAGGAAAAGTGCGCCGCCTGCCGCGCTCTGGGCGCCGATCTCGCTATCCCCTATAAAACCCAGGATTTCGTCGCGGAGGCGAAGCGCTTCACGGATGGGCGCGGCGTGGACGTGATCCTCGACATGGTCGGCGGCTCATATTTTGCGCGAAATCTGGCCGCCCTCGCGCGCGAAGGGCGGCTCGTAAACATCGCGTTTCAGCAGGGCAGCCGAATTGAGGCCGATCTGACGCCGATCATGCTCAAACGCCTCACCGTCACCGGATCCACGCTGCGCACCCGCTCCGTCGCCGAAAAAGGCGCCATCGCCGCCGAGCTGCGCGATAAGGTCTGGCCGCTCCTGGAGAGCGGCGCCGTCAAGCCATTAGTCTATCGCACATTCCCACTGGCCGAAGCCGCGCAGGCGCATCTTCTCATGGAGAGCAGCGAGCACATCGGAAAGATCGTGCTGACGATGGACGCTGCGTAA
- a CDS encoding ExbD/TolR family protein encodes MRLKQPELKRGRIEIIPMIDTIFFLLVFFMITWLTMTRMNGMNVNLPRHAKQSGKPSASVMVSLSPEGGYYLDKRPVAQGVWKERLTQNLIAHPNSVVVLNVASTQKTQTLIGLMDEVNQVIAASKTHAEVLIATPRTGKPTETVASGAATGRTP; translated from the coding sequence ATGAGACTGAAACAGCCGGAATTGAAGCGCGGCCGCATCGAGATCATCCCGATGATCGATACGATCTTTTTTCTGCTCGTCTTTTTTATGATCACCTGGCTGACCATGACGCGGATGAACGGCATGAATGTCAACCTGCCGCGCCACGCCAAGCAAAGCGGCAAACCATCGGCGTCGGTCATGGTCTCGCTCTCGCCCGAAGGCGGATACTATCTGGACAAGCGGCCCGTCGCGCAGGGCGTCTGGAAAGAGCGGCTGACTCAAAACCTGATCGCGCATCCCAACTCCGTAGTGGTGCTCAACGTCGCCTCGACACAAAAGACGCAGACTCTGATCGGGCTGATGGACGAAGTCAATCAGGTCATCGCCGCCTCGAAGACGCACGCCGAAGTTTTGATCGCCACGCCTCGAACCGGCAAACCCACAGAAACCGTCGCATCCGGCGCGGCGACCGGGAGGACCCCATGA
- a CDS encoding PA14 domain-containing protein produces the protein MTHDKRLQYALAASLAFNTACVAVVGGAAARRQAAAHSPRASNALHPRPIQMADAESAAANPDPSEREKAGSGASGDGGGDSGPRSGGSSRRENGKGKLDTGKDDGRDGDNSVQADAALQRLQQLAARGKLSAAQRAQLAQAEARLQAQEARAPTRQAPQNATRLAGSAGGENRPHNSAQDRMALSGKTPVRTASARLSESDTAARQPAQTSTEGPSGQKKSGGDPFQSNAASSGKGGANSDKKMSVITQPSSPRKNAHGSAGGNSISPKMIKYGKMKVNLGTIHVTRPKGPVTGGGLSDQRNVEITAHYVVDDLKNQPKTFKPDKFLKMFPPNCKGDPGNTAKCLPTGGNTRLGGGTLHGLHDHITGMKYCVPGSGGFPGAGSPSQRLASSGSRARSAQQGAATSGSGHVSPVEQRYAQTGVSDPREPWAKVINPLHLPSAHGDARHMIPGAEAPREDQKWVYDPKEHTESAPPAERPSPLAQFRVSPRNIGSMSKFGTIEWDPPAKTTRKKQPYGGDGSGLLGLYYHGNTFEKFAFKKPDRNIDFNWSMGPPDPRLPMNYEYSVRWIGKLIPKVTDTYTISTASDDGVRLYIDGRLLISNWTLHSVSEDTTTIHLTAGTEHQIKLEYYEDGSGPAEMHLYWESPRVPKEYIPESCLRYPKARELQ, from the coding sequence ATGACACACGACAAGCGGCTCCAATACGCCCTTGCGGCGTCGCTAGCGTTCAACACAGCGTGCGTGGCCGTGGTCGGCGGCGCGGCGGCCCGCCGCCAAGCGGCCGCGCATTCTCCCAGGGCAAGCAACGCCCTGCACCCCAGGCCGATCCAGATGGCTGACGCCGAGTCCGCCGCCGCGAACCCGGATCCCAGCGAACGGGAAAAAGCAGGATCGGGAGCCTCAGGTGATGGCGGCGGCGACTCCGGCCCTCGCTCCGGTGGATCGTCCAGACGCGAGAACGGCAAGGGGAAATTAGACACGGGCAAGGACGACGGCCGTGATGGGGACAATAGCGTCCAGGCTGACGCCGCCCTTCAGCGCTTACAGCAGCTCGCCGCGCGCGGCAAACTGTCCGCCGCTCAGCGGGCGCAGCTTGCGCAGGCCGAAGCGCGCCTCCAGGCCCAGGAAGCGCGCGCGCCGACCCGCCAGGCTCCGCAAAACGCCACCCGCCTCGCGGGATCCGCTGGCGGCGAGAACCGGCCGCATAACAGCGCACAGGATCGGATGGCTCTGTCCGGCAAAACTCCCGTCCGAACGGCGAGCGCCCGGCTTTCCGAAAGCGACACGGCGGCGCGGCAGCCAGCACAAACATCGACGGAAGGTCCATCCGGGCAGAAGAAATCGGGGGGCGATCCTTTCCAATCCAACGCCGCATCGTCCGGAAAAGGCGGGGCGAATTCGGATAAAAAGATGTCGGTCATCACTCAGCCGTCGTCGCCCAGGAAGAACGCCCATGGATCCGCCGGGGGGAATTCCATCTCGCCCAAAATGATCAAGTACGGCAAGATGAAGGTGAACCTGGGAACGATCCATGTGACGCGCCCCAAAGGCCCAGTCACGGGCGGCGGCCTGTCGGACCAGCGCAATGTCGAGATCACGGCCCACTATGTCGTCGACGATCTCAAGAATCAGCCCAAGACGTTCAAACCGGACAAGTTCCTGAAGATGTTCCCCCCAAACTGCAAAGGCGATCCGGGCAATACCGCCAAGTGCCTGCCCACCGGCGGCAACACGCGCCTGGGCGGTGGAACGCTGCACGGCCTCCATGACCACATCACGGGAATGAAGTACTGCGTGCCCGGCTCCGGCGGTTTTCCGGGCGCGGGATCGCCCTCCCAAAGATTGGCGTCTTCCGGGTCACGCGCGCGCAGCGCACAGCAAGGCGCCGCGACTTCCGGCTCGGGCCATGTCAGCCCCGTGGAGCAGCGCTACGCGCAGACCGGAGTCTCCGATCCGCGCGAACCATGGGCGAAGGTGATCAATCCGCTGCATCTGCCCAGCGCCCATGGAGACGCGCGCCATATGATCCCCGGCGCGGAGGCGCCCAGAGAAGATCAGAAGTGGGTATACGATCCGAAGGAGCACACCGAAAGCGCACCGCCCGCCGAACGCCCATCGCCGCTGGCGCAGTTCCGCGTTTCGCCCCGAAACATCGGTTCGATGAGCAAGTTCGGAACGATCGAGTGGGATCCTCCGGCCAAGACCACGCGCAAAAAGCAGCCCTACGGCGGCGACGGCTCCGGCCTTCTGGGCCTCTACTATCACGGCAATACCTTCGAGAAGTTCGCCTTCAAGAAGCCCGACCGGAATATCGACTTCAACTGGAGCATGGGGCCGCCCGACCCGCGTCTGCCCATGAACTACGAGTATAGTGTGCGTTGGATCGGCAAGCTTATCCCCAAAGTCACCGATACCTACACCATCAGCACGGCGTCGGACGACGGCGTGCGGCTGTACATCGACGGGCGGCTTCTGATCTCCAACTGGACGCTGCATAGCGTGAGCGAGGACACGACGACGATCCATTTGACCGCCGGGACCGAGCATCAAATTAAGCTGGAGTACTATGAAGACGGCTCCGGCCCGGCGGAAATGCACCTGTACTGGGAAAGCCCGCGCGTTCCCAAAGAGTACATTCCCGAAAGCTGCCTGCGCTATCCCAAGGCAAGAGAACTGCAGTGA
- a CDS encoding HD domain-containing phosphohydrolase, with product MNTAASISNPQDVLPQIPALDLRHLLATSREDDFEDLMRLTAHVCGAPIALLSLRDGDRLWFKARIGLDLCEIPYQVSFCQYVQERDKVVMIPDTLEDARVVNNPFVTSAPYVRFYAGTLLISSEGVVLGTLCVVAPQPQTLSQAQQEALLRLARQAVRQIELRHSSLQTVVDTLPILLARVDRGLRYVFVNKTYEKMLGIPREKALGLKIAEVLGETAFESLRPFLDRALAGEAFSFHVWMTMRIAGLRYMRTSYTPEFGSDGKITGILISSIDVTERKHTEEALLMSQEALRESEATLRSFYDSSAALLGVTELFEDDVRFVSVNDATAAYLGRTADQVSGRLMSELDIPDDIRALWVDRCSASADTGLPVHFEYSRTLEGKTRWLSVTVCPMEGASFHLPRFASVAENITERKRLEAERERTLEEAVHLADHDPVTGLLNHRAFHRRLVDEEARARRERFSLAVLMMDMDNFKFFNDAYGHPAGDDVLRQIAGALRSCCRGRDVVARFGGDEFAMLMPGAGTAEVSSIKLRIQEAVESLGYRPPGYDTPIPLRLSVGGAVYPHDGAGHTEVLEAADARLMRAKADGIGADDADQLRASLAEETSGFTMLDALVTAVDNKDRYTRRHSEDVMVYSVMIARELGMDAAALRTIAVAALLHDLGKIGVPDKVLRKPGRLTEEEYDAVKQHPMMGAVIVASAPGFEETLDAVRHHHERWDGKGYPGGLAGEECPLIARLMAVADAFSAMTTDRPYRKGMPHEKALAILQDGAGSQWDPQCVAAFIQARARTI from the coding sequence ATGAATACCGCAGCTTCCATCAGTAATCCGCAGGATGTCCTCCCGCAAATACCGGCGCTCGATTTACGCCATCTTCTCGCGACAAGCCGCGAAGATGACTTTGAGGACCTCATGCGCCTCACCGCTCACGTTTGCGGCGCGCCCATCGCCCTGCTCTCGCTGCGCGACGGCGACCGGCTGTGGTTTAAGGCGCGTATCGGCCTGGATCTCTGCGAAATTCCCTATCAGGTCTCATTCTGCCAGTACGTTCAGGAACGCGACAAGGTCGTGATGATTCCGGACACGCTGGAGGATGCGCGTGTCGTGAACAATCCGTTCGTGACCAGCGCGCCCTACGTTCGCTTCTACGCCGGAACGCTTCTGATCTCCTCCGAAGGAGTGGTCCTTGGAACGCTTTGCGTCGTCGCCCCTCAGCCGCAGACGCTCTCGCAGGCGCAGCAGGAGGCGCTTCTGCGGCTGGCGCGCCAGGCGGTCCGGCAGATCGAGCTGCGGCATAGCAGCCTCCAAACCGTCGTCGACACCTTACCGATCCTGCTCGCTCGCGTGGACCGCGGCCTGCGCTACGTCTTTGTGAACAAGACCTACGAGAAGATGCTGGGCATCCCGAGGGAAAAAGCGCTGGGGCTCAAGATCGCGGAGGTGCTGGGCGAGACGGCGTTTGAATCGCTCCGCCCCTTCCTCGATCGCGCGCTGGCGGGCGAGGCGTTCAGCTTCCATGTCTGGATGACGATGCGTATCGCGGGCCTGCGCTATATGCGCACGTCTTATACGCCGGAATTTGGCAGTGACGGCAAAATCACGGGCATTCTGATCTCTTCCATCGACGTCACCGAACGCAAGCACACGGAAGAAGCGCTGCTCATGTCCCAGGAGGCCCTGCGCGAGAGCGAGGCTACACTGCGCAGCTTTTACGATAGCTCGGCGGCGCTGCTTGGCGTGACGGAGCTATTTGAAGACGATGTGCGTTTTGTCTCCGTCAACGACGCGACGGCGGCCTATCTGGGGCGGACCGCCGATCAAGTCTCCGGCCGGCTGATGAGCGAGTTGGACATTCCGGATGATATTCGGGCGCTCTGGGTGGACCGCTGCTCGGCGTCCGCCGACACGGGATTGCCGGTCCACTTTGAATATTCCCGGACGCTGGAGGGCAAGACGCGCTGGCTGTCGGTCACCGTGTGCCCGATGGAGGGCGCATCGTTCCATCTGCCCCGCTTCGCCAGCGTCGCCGAAAACATCACCGAGCGCAAGCGGCTGGAGGCGGAGCGGGAACGCACTCTGGAGGAAGCCGTCCATCTGGCGGATCACGATCCGGTCACGGGTCTGCTGAACCACCGCGCCTTCCATCGGCGGCTGGTGGATGAGGAGGCCCGCGCCCGCCGCGAACGCTTCTCCCTGGCCGTCCTGATGATGGACATGGACAACTTCAAATTTTTCAACGACGCCTACGGTCACCCGGCGGGCGACGATGTCCTGCGCCAGATCGCCGGCGCCCTGCGAAGCTGCTGCCGGGGACGCGATGTGGTGGCGCGCTTCGGCGGCGACGAGTTCGCCATGCTGATGCCGGGCGCCGGGACCGCCGAGGTGTCGTCGATCAAACTGCGGATTCAAGAGGCCGTGGAAAGCCTCGGCTACCGGCCGCCCGGCTACGACACCCCGATCCCGCTCCGGCTCTCCGTGGGCGGCGCCGTGTATCCGCATGACGGCGCCGGGCACACGGAAGTGCTGGAGGCGGCGGACGCGCGCCTGATGCGCGCGAAGGCCGACGGTATCGGCGCCGACGACGCCGATCAGCTCCGCGCGTCGCTGGCCGAGGAAACATCGGGGTTCACGATGCTGGACGCTCTGGTGACCGCCGTGGACAACAAAGACCGATATACGCGTCGCCACTCCGAAGATGTGATGGTGTACAGCGTGATGATCGCCCGGGAGCTAGGGATGGACGCGGCGGCACTGCGCACGATCGCCGTCGCCGCCCTGCTGCACGATCTCGGCAAGATCGGCGTTCCGGACAAAGTCCTGCGCAAGCCCGGCAGACTCACGGAGGAGGAGTATGACGCCGTGAAGCAGCACCCGATGATGGGCGCCGTGATCGTCGCCTCCGCGCCAGGCTTCGAGGAAACGCTCGACGCCGTGCGCCACCACCACGAGCGCTGGGACGGCAAGGGTTACCCGGGCGGCCTCGCCGGCGAAGAATGCCCCCTGATCGCCCGCCTGATGGCCGTGGCCGACGCCTTCAGCGCCATGACCACCGACCGCCCCTACCGCAAGGGAATGCCGCACGAAAAAGCCCTGGCGATCCTCCAAGACGGCGCCGGGAGCCAGTGGGATCCCCAATGCGTCGCCGCATTTATTCAGGCGCGCGCACGAACAATATAG
- a CDS encoding sigma-70 family RNA polymerase sigma factor: MTGEDELLRRYAARRSEAAFDELVRRHMDFVYSVCRRKLGDAEMARDVTQTVFLLLAQKADSLRPGTALSGWLFQTAQLACRNAVRAEARRRHYEGKAAREMEDAARGLDTQWRHVEMGWDDALSALASADRNAIFLRYVEEMSIEETAAALGVSVAAAHKRIQRAVDRLRRHFVRSGTALSAAAVTAILTEKMADAAPPAHAAAILQAVTAAGALRTGAPLPYGLTESGHGLWRQITLTKARTLAAAALLAVAIAGGYSAHLRASAIGGAAQTPPAASGGASAPAITVRGRVLDPAGKPDPGARVTLLRYGRIDGAADEIARAVTDGAGRYAIPQVAGGATGLAVVADDGKAMDFGMPGSDLRLTRPTQIRLHLTDATGQPAPGVRLKPVSFGITGPNGQNATVNLTTGCPDRLTMTSDARGDAVFAGLPQGDTVSFQVLTPAYARRPPAADGVPLSGAPDSGSFLVDLTPGATLAGHVVYADTGLPAANVRVGAQEIGSAAWGEAVTDSNGRYQISQLLPGDYNVAVDEQTPALGGEWTAAARSNVTVSTGGLRAGLDLRLTRGATIVGTVHPAPGKPAAPVEVGVYGPAHPRTGAWVSGAWTARDGTYRLRAPAGPQHVYLMDGSGAAADVTTVEGQETRVDF; the protein is encoded by the coding sequence TTGACAGGCGAAGACGAACTGCTGAGGCGCTACGCGGCGCGCCGGTCCGAGGCGGCGTTCGATGAGCTGGTGCGCCGACACATGGACTTCGTCTACTCCGTCTGCCGCCGCAAGCTGGGGGACGCGGAGATGGCGCGGGACGTCACACAGACGGTCTTTCTCCTGCTCGCGCAAAAGGCGGACAGCCTGCGCCCCGGCACGGCGCTGAGCGGGTGGCTGTTTCAAACGGCTCAGCTCGCCTGCCGAAACGCCGTTCGCGCCGAAGCGCGCCGGCGGCATTACGAAGGAAAGGCGGCGCGGGAGATGGAGGACGCGGCGCGCGGCCTGGACACGCAGTGGCGGCATGTGGAGATGGGCTGGGACGACGCTCTGTCCGCGCTCGCCTCGGCGGACCGGAACGCGATCTTTTTGCGTTATGTCGAGGAGATGTCGATTGAGGAGACGGCCGCCGCGCTGGGCGTCTCCGTGGCGGCGGCCCACAAACGGATCCAGCGCGCCGTGGACCGGCTGCGCCGTCACTTCGTACGCTCCGGAACCGCCCTGAGCGCCGCCGCCGTCACCGCGATCCTGACCGAGAAGATGGCGGACGCCGCGCCGCCCGCGCACGCCGCCGCCATCCTGCAAGCGGTCACGGCGGCGGGCGCGTTGCGGACCGGCGCGCCGCTCCCGTATGGGCTGACCGAATCGGGGCATGGTCTCTGGCGGCAGATCACGCTGACAAAAGCGCGTACGCTCGCGGCGGCCGCGCTGCTGGCCGTCGCGATCGCCGGCGGATACAGCGCCCACCTGCGCGCCTCGGCAATCGGCGGGGCGGCGCAAACGCCGCCCGCCGCGTCCGGCGGAGCGTCGGCGCCGGCGATCACCGTGCGCGGCCGCGTGCTCGATCCCGCCGGCAAGCCCGATCCCGGCGCCCGCGTCACGCTGCTCCGCTATGGCCGGATCGACGGCGCCGCGGACGAGATCGCGCGGGCCGTAACGGACGGCGCCGGACGCTACGCCATCCCGCAGGTCGCGGGCGGAGCGACGGGATTGGCCGTGGTGGCCGACGATGGAAAAGCGATGGACTTTGGGATGCCAGGCAGCGACCTGCGCCTGACGCGCCCAACGCAGATCCGCCTGCATCTGACCGACGCCACGGGACAGCCCGCTCCCGGCGTCCGGCTCAAGCCCGTTTCGTTCGGGATCACAGGACCAAACGGGCAGAACGCAACGGTGAATCTGACGACAGGCTGCCCGGACCGGCTGACGATGACGTCGGACGCGCGCGGAGACGCCGTCTTCGCCGGGCTGCCGCAGGGCGACACGGTCTCATTTCAGGTGCTGACGCCCGCCTACGCGCGCCGCCCGCCCGCCGCCGACGGCGTCCCGCTGTCTGGCGCGCCGGACTCCGGAAGCTTTCTCGTGGACCTGACGCCGGGCGCGACGCTCGCGGGACACGTCGTTTACGCCGACACGGGGCTGCCGGCGGCGAATGTCCGCGTTGGCGCACAGGAGATCGGCTCAGCCGCCTGGGGCGAAGCCGTCACCGACTCCAACGGCCGCTACCAAATCTCACAATTGCTTCCGGGCGATTACAACGTCGCCGTGGACGAGCAAACCCCGGCCCTGGGCGGCGAATGGACAGCGGCGGCGCGCTCGAATGTCACGGTGAGCACGGGCGGATTGCGCGCGGGTCTGGATCTGCGTTTGACACGCGGCGCGACGATTGTCGGAACCGTACATCCCGCGCCGGGCAAGCCGGCGGCGCCCGTCGAGGTCGGCGTCTACGGCCCGGCCCACCCGCGCACCGGCGCCTGGGTCAGCGGCGCCTGGACCGCGAGGGACGGAACCTATCGCCTGCGCGCGCCGGCGGGTCCGCAGCACGTTTACCTCATGGACGGCTCCGGCGCCGCCGCGGATGTGACGACTGTCGAAGGGCAAGAAACGAGAGTGGACTTCTGA
- a CDS encoding lactonase family protein, producing MTKRIPLPAVALTLAASAVLPSALHAETTLAPQPRIADASGAVYTANNSVNRNEVFVYHRDASGALTFLGEYPTGGRGSGGIIDPLQSQNSLLLSENHRFLFAVNSGSGDVSTFAVGSEGRLSLLGRAASGGGFPVALAVHGELLYVLNSGGAGSVSGFHIQSSGHLQPIVGSTQFLSGASAGGASIDFSPDGTVLAATERLTNRIDTFPISAGGAAGPALLNNSAGRTPFSLTFTPQGALVVAEAAGNPAGGAALSSYAVQSNDLLSVLTPSAPTGFAAACWVVATADGNYAYAANAGSSQISIAAIGDNGALTILGSAGTGPGSTPLDLALSSNNRYLYALTAGAGTISAFRVQGNGGLAALAATPSLPAASGQNGLAAY from the coding sequence ATGACGAAACGAATCCCATTGCCCGCCGTCGCCCTGACTCTGGCCGCGAGCGCGGTCCTGCCCTCGGCGCTTCACGCCGAGACGACGCTTGCGCCGCAGCCTCGGATCGCTGACGCTTCCGGCGCCGTTTATACGGCTAATAATAGCGTTAATCGCAATGAAGTCTTTGTATATCATCGTGATGCGAGCGGCGCTCTGACCTTCCTGGGAGAATATCCGACCGGCGGGCGCGGGAGCGGCGGCATCATCGATCCGCTTCAGTCCCAGAACTCGCTGTTGCTGAGCGAAAATCACCGGTTTCTCTTCGCCGTCAACAGCGGCAGCGGCGATGTGTCCACGTTTGCTGTCGGCAGCGAAGGGCGTTTGAGCTTGTTAGGGAGAGCGGCGAGCGGGGGCGGCTTTCCCGTGGCGCTGGCGGTTCATGGAGAATTGCTGTACGTGCTCAATTCGGGCGGAGCGGGAAGCGTCAGCGGCTTCCACATTCAAAGCAGCGGTCATTTGCAGCCGATTGTCGGTTCGACGCAGTTTTTGAGCGGCGCCAGCGCGGGCGGCGCGTCCATTGATTTCAGCCCCGATGGGACAGTCCTGGCCGCCACCGAACGGCTGACCAACCGTATCGATACGTTCCCGATCTCGGCGGGCGGCGCCGCCGGACCCGCGCTGCTGAACAATTCCGCCGGGCGTACGCCGTTCAGCCTGACATTCACCCCGCAGGGCGCGCTGGTCGTCGCCGAAGCCGCCGGCAACCCGGCGGGCGGCGCGGCGCTTTCGTCCTACGCGGTGCAGTCCAATGACTTGCTGTCGGTATTGACTCCCTCCGCTCCGACCGGTTTCGCCGCCGCCTGCTGGGTGGTCGCCACGGCGGACGGCAACTACGCCTACGCCGCCAACGCCGGGAGCTCGCAGATCTCCATCGCCGCGATTGGCGACAATGGGGCTTTGACTATCCTGGGCTCGGCGGGAACCGGCCCCGGCAGCACGCCTTTAGATCTTGCGCTTAGCAGCAACAATCGCTATCTCTATGCGCTGACGGCCGGAGCGGGAACCATCAGCGCGTTCCGCGTCCAGGGCAACGGCGGCCTCGCGGCATTGGCCGCGACCCCCTCGCTGCCGGCGGCCAGCGGACAGAACGGCCTCGCGGCTTATTGA
- a CDS encoding MotA/TolQ/ExbB proton channel family protein, protein MNGVAFLLKGGPVMWPLFLCAIISVTVMIERYFALRSILRGGRGLRLQVRSSLSKGRMRAALDLLAVRGGPIARVLTTALEYRELGRPALENLITEVAMEETPGLSRGLNWLDTIITIAPLLGLLGTVTGMIAAFQVVAVSTGLSAPTEITGGVAEALIATATGLAIAITTLVGYNHLTEQVRRIVAEMEMAATQIINDLELRGATEERIHETAGV, encoded by the coding sequence ATGAATGGCGTGGCCTTTTTGCTGAAGGGCGGCCCGGTAATGTGGCCCCTTTTTCTCTGCGCAATCATTTCCGTGACCGTGATGATCGAGCGCTATTTCGCGCTGCGCTCGATCCTGCGCGGGGGCCGGGGGCTGCGGCTCCAGGTGCGCAGCTCCCTGTCGAAAGGACGGATGCGAGCGGCGCTCGATCTGCTGGCGGTGCGCGGCGGACCGATCGCGCGGGTGCTGACGACGGCGCTGGAGTACCGGGAGCTTGGGCGTCCGGCTCTGGAGAACTTGATCACGGAAGTCGCGATGGAGGAGACGCCGGGACTGTCGCGCGGGCTGAACTGGCTGGACACGATCATCACGATCGCGCCGCTGCTCGGACTGCTCGGCACGGTCACCGGCATGATCGCCGCCTTCCAGGTCGTCGCGGTCTCGACAGGGCTTAGCGCGCCGACCGAGATTACGGGCGGCGTCGCCGAAGCGCTCATCGCCACCGCGACGGGCCTGGCGATCGCGATCACGACTCTGGTCGGATACAACCATCTGACCGAGCAGGTCCGGCGCATCGTCGCTGAGATGGAGATGGCGGCCACGCAGATCATCAACGACCTGGAGCTGCGCGGAGCGACGGAGGAGCGGATCCATGAGACTGCCGGCGTCTAA